The following coding sequences lie in one Notolabrus celidotus isolate fNotCel1 chromosome 6, fNotCel1.pri, whole genome shotgun sequence genomic window:
- the LOC117814567 gene encoding seipin-like: MYEHKEDPRQTEQSAGLEGGTTAQTRTRGRSVSSGSDTMGAVMGPVLHWMQDVAAVTLLKTRRTLFQAAILFCVLLLLLWVSIFLYGSFYYSYMPTVSFSTPVHFYYTADCDASESGLCSFPKANISFMKNNRDQVMAYGQPYRISLDLVMPESPVNEQLGMFMVRMSSYTKGGKIITSVGRSTMLHYRSSLLQTLATLLFSPILLTGMTEQKQLIEVELFSDYKMNAYQPTVGAVIEVQSKRVQIYSSQLRIHAYFTGIRYVLYNFPLTSAVVGVATNFAFLSVIVLFSYLQFIWGGLWPPDQVRVRVMMGDSTRIKQRREEAKKRMEKENSQKELDAAESIGSVTVASESESERNASAAEQSSKELSVVPEASGADEPDSKEEESHDSEGLEEQDSQDGSEGGELAQLGETALRQRPGPWMSL, encoded by the coding sequence ATGTATGAACATAAAGAGGACCCACGACAGACGGAGCAGTCAGCGGGGCTCGAAGGAGGAACAACTGCTCAAACCAGGACCAGAGGAAGGTCGGTGAGTTCCGGATCAGACACGATGGGGGCCGTGATGGGTCCGGTTCTACACTGGATGCAAGATGTGGCAGCTGTCACTCTTCTCAAGACCCGGCGGACTTTGTTCCAGGCTGCCATCCTGTTTTGTGTCCTGCTTCTGCTCCTATGGGTGTCTATATTTCTCTACGGGAGTTTCTATTACTCCTACATGCCCACGGTGAGCTTCTCCACCCCTGTGCACTTTTACTACACCGCTGATTGTGATGCCTCAGAGTCAGGACTTTGTTCGTTCCCCAAGGCCAACATCTCTTTCATGAAGAATAACAGGGACCAGGTGATGGCTTATGGTCAGCCGTATCGCATATCTTTGGATCTGGTGATGCCAGAGTCTCCGGTGAATGAACAGCTGGGTATGTTCATGGTCAGGATGTCGTCTTACACAAAAGGTGGGAAGATTATTACATCAGTGGGAAGATCTACCATGCTGCATTACCGCTCCAGCCTCCTGCAGACCCTTGCTACTTTACTCTTCTCTCCTATTCTCCTGACGGGAATGACTGAGCAGAAGCAGCTCATAGAAGTGGAGCTCTTCTCAGACTACAAGATGAATGCTTATCAACCCACTGTGGGTGCAGTCATTGAGGTCCAGTCAAAGCGGGTGCAGATCTACTCATCCCAGCTCCGTATCCACGCTTACTTCACGGGTATAAGATATGTTCTGTACAACTTCCCCCTCACATCTGCAGTGGTCGGTGTGGCCACCAACTTCGCCTTCCTCAGTGTCATTGTGCTGTTCAGCTACCTGCAGTTCATATGGGGTGGGCTCTGGCCTCCAGATCAGGTTAGAGTCAGGGTCATGATGGGAGACAGCACCCGCAtcaagcagaggagagaggaagctaAGAAGCGCATGGAGAAGGAAAACTCCCAGAAAGAACTTGATGCTGCCGAATCAATTGGATCTGTGACTGTGGCCTCTGAATCTGAGTCTGAGAGAAACGCCTCAGCAGCTGAGCAGTCTTCAAAAGAGCTCTCTGTGGTCCCAGAAGCCTCTGGGGCTGATGAGCCAGATTCCAAGGAAGAAGAATCTCATGATTCTGAGGGGCTTGAGGAGCAGGACAGCCAAGACGGGTCAGAGGGAGGCGAGCTGGCACAACTGGGTGAGACAGCCCTCCGACAAAGACCTGGACCCTGGATGAGCCTGTGA
- the fnbp4 gene encoding formin-binding protein 4, giving the protein MGKKSRLPGGTAGRRTILQLSPSGLRAGNAGEREEGLSGSDDEQEGDGQRFVRDIRTTMKHPTVKATEGLSLLGAYEDSDDDDAGDSLRSTANSQHNQSTDIDSTLANFMAEIDAITTQPSSDDTASHPSAPTTNLPKPEPDGQQPAAKEDQNEQSTNFEYNTQYSLAGVGVEMGDWQEVWDDNSGCYYYWNTVTNEVLWELPHYLADQVQSLGQNANSSSVNGNGTVHAGCKTEESSPSAAVLTSDKEPQAKEVIESVVGLTSEEEERRGVAASLLGPLIPSEVKQAEEKWRKRLIKGLDETENSVDSDGEGVHLAGSPSTPLRDPDSAPTAPKDVGTKKRSRDNSDAEEETEEDTVELELALERKKAELRALEEGDGSAGGSSPCSETSQDASGARGPLLKKNRWKTAFLNAASPDSNSRGSDLQDGTDPAPPKVLDSVAEVEDKETDDAEEKSGSKLPIKEEIEMAELKVETPELKFQIGQLANTLTSKMEFLGINKKAISNFQLLLLQTETRIADWREGALNGVYLRRRLQEAAEHIKYYELNATPKGWSCHWDREHRRYFYVNDRTSTSQWDFPSEDDKDDDLKGAQTQTSGQGETKTSSTSADGITGTSPAPPAPPQPSASSFWSPSQPPLPDSPPPPSHHPPPPPLPPGSPPPPPPPPDSDGEIMEVEMDVDDDNDGEPPAPGTEEDGTGRPPLPPGTASMKIVESTGSFGKGQKRKASQLNKSITIGSNPILYTQPAVSAAPLMAATAYWAVPTVTAPLVHCEPPAPPLPVLPPQPPLPPPQPPSEPPGVKAPPTDKTKKVKKDKSKKSKIKMPSLVKKWQSIQKELDEEEKSSSSDEDRDQLNKKNIEDWKQAQFVTGKASKNANFEALPDNWRDRLKKRKLTNTT; this is encoded by the exons ATGGGGAAGAAAAGTCGCCTCCCAGGAGGAACAGCGGGTCGTAGAACCATCCTACAGCTTTCACCTTCCGGGCTGAGAGCTGGTAATgctggagaaagagaagaaggtcTCTCGGGTTCCGATG ATGAACAAGAGGGTGATGGACAAAGATTCGTGAGAGATATACGCACAACCATGAAGCATCCCACAGTGAAAGCTACAG AGGGCTTGTCTTTGCTCGGCGCCTATGAggacagtgatgatgatgatgctggagACTCTCTGCGTTCAACTGCAAATTCTCAACACAACCAATCAACTGACATCGACAGTACACTGGCCAACTTTATGGCT GAAATTGATGCAATAACCACTCAACCGAGTTCAGATGATACAGCTTCTCATCCTTCAGCCCCAACTACCAACTTACCAAAACCTGAACCTGATGGTCAGCAGCCAGCTGCCAAGGAGGACCAGAATGAACAAAGCACAAATTTTGAGTACAACACACAGTACTCACTGGCTGGAG TGGGTGTAGAGATGGGAGACTGGCAGGAGGTTTGGGATGATAACTCTGGCTGCTATTATTACTGGAACACTGTGACCAACGAGGTGTTGTGGGAGCTGCCTCACTATTTGGCTGATCAGGTTCAAAGCCTTGGGCAGAACGCCAACAG CTCTAGTGTCAATGGAAATGGCACAGTGCATGCAGGTTGTAAAACTGAGGAAAGTTCTCCATCTGCTGCAGTCCTGACGTCGGATAAAGAGCCCCAGGCAAAG gagGTTATTGAGAGTGTTGTGGGTCTCACaagtgaagaggaggagcgCCGTGGAGTGGCTGCCTCTCTGCTTGGTCCTCTGATCCCATCTGAAGTTAAGCAAGCAGAGGAAAAATGGAGAAAGAGACTGATCAAAGGTTTGGATGAGACTGAGAACAGTGTGGATTCTGATGGAGAAGGTGTTCACCTCGCAGGATCTCCCTCCACCCCTCTGCGGGACCCTGACTCAGCTCCCACCGCCCCGAAAGATGTTGGCACCAAAAAGCGATCAAGAGATAATTCAGATGctgaggaggagacagaagaagacacagTGGAGCTGGAACTTGCACTGGAACGGAAAAAG GCTGAGCTCCGGGCATTGGAGGAGGGTGATGGGAGTGCAGGGGGCTCTAGTCCTTGTTCTGAGACAAGCCAAGATGCCTCTGGTGCTCGAGGACCTctactgaagaaaaacaggtgGAAGACTGCCTTCCTCAATGCTGCCAGCCCAGACTCTAACAGCAGAGGCTCAGACCTGCAGGACGGCACAGACCCAG CTCCTCCAAAAGTCCTGGACAGTGTTGCAGAAGTAGAAGACAAGGAAACGGACGATGCTGAGGAGAAATCAGGCTCCAAACTTCCAATTAAAGAAGAGATAGAAATGGCTGAGCTCAAAGTAGAAACACCTGAGCTCAAG TTTCAGATCGGACAGCTGGCTAACACCTTAACCAGCAAGATGGAGTTCCTGGGGATAAACAAGAAGGCGATCTCAAACTTCCAGTTGCTTCTGCTACAAACTGAG ACTCGGATTGCTGACTGGAGGGAAGGCGCTCTGAATGGGGTCTATCTACGCCGCAGGCTGCAGGAAGCTGCTGAACACATAAAATATTACGAACTTAACGCGACTCCTAAAGGCTGGTCCTGCCACTGGGACAG AGAGCACAGGCGGTATTTCTATGTGAATGACCGAACCAGTACCTCCCAGTGGGACTTCCCATCAGAGGACGACAAGGACGATGATCTGAAGGGAGCTCAAACACAGACGTCAGGCCAAGGGGAAACCAAAACATCCTCTACATCTGCTGATGGAATCACAG GAACTTCTCCTGCCCCACCTGCTCCTCCACAGCCCAGTGCTTCATCCTTCTGGTCCCCATCTCAGCCTCCTCTTCCTGACAGCCCACCTCCACCTTCCCACcacccaccacctccacctcttccCCCAGGctctccacctccaccccctCCCCCACCAGACAGCGATGGGGAAATCATGGAAGTGGAGATGGATGTGGATGATGACAATGACGGGGAGCCTCCAGCCCCTGGAACCGAGGAAGACGGCACAGGGAGGCCTCCGTTGCCGCCAGGCACTGCCAGCATGAAG ATTGTGGAGTCGACAGGTTCCTTTGGGAAGGGTCAGAAACGTAAGGCCAGTCAGCTGAATAAGTCCATCACTATTGGAAGCAACCCCATTCTCTACACCCAGCCTGCTGTCAGTGCAG CTCCCCTCATGGCAGCCACTGCCTACTGGGCTGTGCCAACTGTCACTGCCCCTTTGGTCCATTGTGAACCTCCTGCCCCACCTCTCCCAGTCCTGCCTCCTCAACCACCACTGCCTCCACCACAGCCGCCCAGTGAGCCCCCAGGAGTCAAAGCTCCACCCACAGATAAGACCAAGAAAGTCAAGAAGGATAAG tCAAAGAAGAGTAAGATCAAAATGCCATCTCTGGTGAAGAAGTGGCAGAGCATCCAGAAGGAGTTggatgaagaagagaagagcagCTCTAGTGACGAGGACAGAGATCAACTCAACAAGAAGAACATCGAGGACTGGAAACAAGCGCAGTTTGTGAC GGGAAAAGCTtcaaaaaatgcaaactttgAGGCACTTCCTGATAACTGGCGGGATCGGCTGAAGAAGCGGAAACTGACAAATACCACGTAA
- the agbl2 gene encoding cytosolic carboxypeptidase 2, with the protein MAISAVRKWWVTHQLEKSDSNDPNTEEDEEEEKRRRQLSINLNQALRTTQLLIDFDGCRPILRLTAPPDLINFPSVFHPRWPIECEVISDIIHHIEWDPPEPEPFYQPTGYERAPMHAGEERGKVVYFTDHATKRPYFTCSRVCGNKGPIKTAIFHDISQSDFTLEFESRFESGNLQKAVQVGIYDYELTLRTDMYTRKHTQWFYFRVRNMKAGVTYRFTIINLMKSSSLYSQGMRPLLYSEAAAKDKGVGWQRAGSNIRYYRNFGQNTKDINSDTVPLYSLTWTLQFPHGSDTCYLAHCYPYTYSRLQRYLRSISSNPAVTSYCKLRVLCNSLAGNPVYVMTITSHSVSRVESGNRKAVVVTARVHPGETNGSWMMEGFLDFLLGDSEDAKLLRDTFVFKVVPMLNPDGVVVGNYRCSLAGRDLNRKYKTVLRDSFPSVWHTRNMVERLMAERDVILYCDFHGHNRKNNVFMYGCNSRSDAAPKLHERVFPLMMSKNASNKFSFKSCKFRVQKNKEGTGRIAMWKLGIKNSITMEATFGGSTLGDRRGTHFTSRDLKSLGFHFCDTLLDYCDPDPAKVSNCLTELGVLMGKKVRERLGRDFGSDCNISVSDLETSTSGSNSSESDGPPVHLLNQPQSANKESNPGRKKKKRLKSHKERNKRRAERGNNNTQPKVLQGNITKMQTPEKMNKHLGSHKERNRQPPERENSNTQPNVQQCNITNTESEMPRENSVEENSQEQSIGKFRKKWLGNGLIIQPIISPATTKELTPVTLWHGSAPVKDNSLDNMRASYLYCKAKPSIRHGTYTPHSDGPVRGGTRQWRCSTQLLHLSPHLPASPHFIQSNQQQHQSGQPSLVSRKAHRGLQPPLPQRSPPLYIQKIPDIKLHSSLTTDKSSSWPLFREKNSEPYFLLEDSSNEDVTETEEREEGFSKGAICITDS; encoded by the exons ATGGCTATATCTGCAGTCAGGAAGTGGTGGGTCACCCACCAGTTAGAAAAATCCGACAGCAACGACCCAAACactgaggaagatgaagaggaagaaaagaggagaaggcaGT TATCTATAAACCTCAACCAGGCTCTGCGGACCACACAGCTGCTCATAGATTTTGATGGTTGCCGACCTATTCTGCGTCTCACGGCACCGCCGGACCTGATTAACTTCCCATCAGTCTTTCATCCCCGCTGGCCCATAGAGTGTGAGGTCATCAGCGACATTATCCATCACATTG AGTGGGACCCCCCAGAGCCAGAGCCTTTCTATCAGCCCACAGGGTACGAGAGGGCACCGATGcatgcaggagaggagagagggaaagtggTTTACTTCACTGACCATG CCACTAAGCGCCCCTACTTCACCTGCTCCCGTGTCTGTGGAAACAAGGGGCCCATCAAGACTGCCATTTTTCATGACATCAGTCAGTCAGACTTCACCCTGGAGTTTGAGTCACGCTTTGAGAGTGGGAATCTCCAGAAGGCTGTGCAGGT TGGTATCTATGACTATGAGCTCACCCTGCGCACAGACATGTACACCAGGAAGCACACGCAGTGGTTTTACTTCAGGGTGAGGAACATGAAGGCAGGAGTGACATACCGCTTCACCATCATCAACCTGATGAAGAGCAGTAGCCTTTACTCTCAGGGTATGAGACCACTTCTCTACTCTGAGGCGGCTGCGAAGGACAAAGGTGTTGGATGGCAACGCGCTGGCTCCAACATCAGATACTACAGAAACTTTGGTCAG AACACAAAGGACATCAACAGCGACACCGTTCCCTTGTACTCACTCACCTGGACCCTCCAGTTTCCCCATGGCTCAGACACCTGCTACTTGGCTCACTGCTACCCCTACACCTACTCTCGGCTGCAGCGCTACCTACGAAGCATCTCTTCCAACCCGGCAGTGACATCATACTGTAAACTGCGAGTGCTGTGCAACAGCCTGGCTGGGAACCCCGTGTATGTGATGACAATAACATCTCACAGCGTCAGCAGGGTGGAGAGTGGGAACAGGAAGGCAGTGGTAGTGACAGCCCGAGTGCATCCCGGGGAAACCAACGGGTCCTGGATGATGGAGGGATTCCTTGACTTCCTGCTTGGAGACTCAGAGGACGCTAAGCTGCTGAGggacacttttgtttttaag GTGGTGCCGATGCTGAACCCAGACGGCGTGGTGGTGGGGAACTACCGCTGCTCTCTGGCAGGAAGGGACCTCAACAGAAAGTACAAGACAGTGCTCAGAGACTCTTTTCCCTCAGTGTGGCACACACGGAACATGGTGGAAAG GTTAATGGCTGAAAGAGACGTCATTCTGTACTGTGACTTTCATGGTCACAACCGTAAAAACAATGTCTTCATGTATGGCTGTAACAGCAGAAGTGATGCTGCTCCGAAGCTCCATGAGAGAGTCTTTCCACTAATGATGAGCAAGAATGCCAGTAATAAG TTCTCCTTTAAGAGCTGTAAGTTCCGGGTGCAGAAGAATAAAGAAGGAACTGGAAGAATCGCCATGTGGAAACTtggcattaaaaacagcatcacCATGGAGGCTACGTTTGGAGGCTCCACCCTCG gggacaggagaggaACACATTTTACCTCTAGAGACCTGAAGTCCCTCGGCTTTCACTTCTGTGACACCCTGTTGGACTACTGCGACCCTGATCCAGCAAAG GTCAGTAACTGTCTGACAGAGCTTGGAGTTCTGATGGGAAAGAAGGTCAGAGAGAGGCTGGGCAGGGATTTTGGCTCTGACTGTAACATTTCTGTGTCTGACCTGGAAACCAG CACCAGTGGTTCAAATAGTTCTGAATCTGATGGACCCCCAGTTCATTTACTGAACCAGCCCCAATCTGCCAACAAAGAG TCAAATCctgggaggaagaagaagaaacgccTGAAAAGTCATAAAGAGAGGAACAAGCGGCGAGCAGAGAGGGGGAACAATAACACACAGCCAAAAGTCCTGCAAGGCAATATCACAAAAATG CAAACTCCAGAGAAGATGAATAAACACCTGGGGAGTCACAAAGAGAGGAACAGGCAGCcaccagagagagaaaacagcaacacacaGCCAAACGTCCAGCAATGCAACATCACCAATACT GAGTCTGAGATGCCTCGGGAGAACTCAGTTGAAGAAAACTCTCAGGAGCAGTCTATTGgaaaattcagaaaaaaatggcTG GGAAATGGCCTGATTATACAGCCCATCATCTCTCCTGCCACCACTAAGGAGCTCACTCCAGTGACCCTATGGCACGGCTCTGCGCCTGTCAAG gaCAATTCTCTGGACAACATGAGAGCTTCATACCTGTATTGCAAAGCAAAACCAAGTATACGTCATGGCACATACACACCTCACTCAG ATGGACCAGTGAGAGGGGGGACACGTCAATGGAGGTGCTCTACTCAGCTACTGCACCTCAGTCCTCATCTTCCAGCTTCACCACATTTCATACAATCCAACCAGCAACAGCATCAGAGCGGTCAACCGTCCTTAGTCTCCCGTAAAGCCCACAGAG GGCTGCAACCTCCTCTACCCCAAAG atctcctcctctttacatCCAGAAGATTCCTGACATTAAATTGCATTCAAGTTTGACCACTGACAAGTCAAGCAGCTGGCCCCTTTTTAGAGAGAAAAACTCTGAACCATACTTTCTGTTAGAGGATTCCTCAAATGAAGATGTAACAGAGACCGAAGAGCGGGAAGAAGGTTTTTCAAAGGGTGCCATCTGCATCACTGATTCATGA